The following nucleotide sequence is from Pseudomonas putida S13.1.2.
CGTGAGGCAAACAACAAGGCATTGGCCTTGCGCTCCAGCGCCAAACCCGCTTCCAGCGGCGCATCCATCCCCGCAAGAATCACCTCTTTGATCTGCTCGGCAGCCAACGGCGGCATTGCCGCAACCACCTGGGCCAACTTCAGGCCGTGCGCGAGCACCTGATAGTCGGCCACCACCTCACTGACCAGCCCCGCAATCCAGGCCTCCTCAGCCGTGATCGGCTGACCGGCCAGCGCCATCCGCATCGCCTTGGCCTTGCCGACCGCCCTCACCAAACGCTGGGTGCCGCCAATCCCGGGCATGATCCCGATCTTGATCTCCGGCTGGCAGAAGCGTGCACTTTGCCCGGCAACAATGATATCGGCGAGCATCGCCAGCTCGCAGCCACCGCCATAGGCGTAACCGCATACCGCCGCGATCACAGGTTTAGGGCAGTGCTGGATCGGCGCCCAGACCCGCTCGGTGTGGCGCTGATAGATATCAATCGGACCCACACCGGCCAGGCTGTTGATATCGCCCCCGGCGGCGAACACCTTGTCGCCGCCGGTCAGCAGAATGCAGCGCACATCAGCATTGCTCCCCAGCTCAATGAAGTAGTGCGACAGCAGCGCCTGCAGCTCCAGGCTCAGGGCATTGGTGGCGTGCGGGCGGTTGAGCCGCACCAGGGCAACACCTGGGGCCGGGTACTCCAGCAGCACCGGCGCGGTAAGTGAATCGGACATGATCAACCTCTGGCAGTAGGCACCGCAGAGCGGGCGCCATTGCGCGGATTGTTGCCAGCGCCGCGCCACGCTTCATCGTCCGTTCAGACGACGTGGCCGAGCAGTTTTGCCCCTAGAGTGGCCCTCAACACAAGCATGAGGAGCGTGCCATGAGTGGTCACTCGGGGCTGGATTACAACGGCAAGGTGGTACTGGTCACCGGCGGAACCAAAGGCATTGGCGCTGGCATTGCCCGCAGCTTTCTGGCCGCCGGGGCCAAGGTGATCGTGTGTGGGCGCAACCTGCCCGAGCAATTGCCGAGCGTGGCTCAGGGCCAGGCGGACTTCATCGCCGCCGACGTGCGCGACCAGGCCTCCTTGCAAGGCCTGTTTGACAGCATCCGCAGCAAATACGGCCGCCTCGATGTGCTGGTCAACAACGCCGGCGGCAGCCCCTCGGCCGACGCCGCTAGGGCCTCGCCGCGTTTTCATGAGGGGATTATCCGCCTCAACCTGATTGCACCGCTCAATGTCGCCCAGCAAGCCAACCTGCTGATGCAGGCCCAGGCCGACGGCGGTTGCATCGTGTTTATTGGCAGCATCAGCGGCCTGCGTGCCTCGCCAGGCACAGCAGCGTACGGCGCAGCCAAGGCCGGCGTGTTGGCCCTGGTGCAGTCGCTAGCAGCGGAGTGGGCGCCAAAGGTGCGGGTGGTGGCGATAAGCCCAGGCCTGGTGCGCACCGAGCTTGCCCATCTGCACTATGGCGACGAGCAAGGTATCGCTGCGGTCAGCGCCGGTATCCCGGCCGGGCGCATGGCGGTGCCCGAGGACATCGGCAACGCCTGCCTCTATATCGCTTCACCGCTGGCCATTTACGCCAGCGGTTGCAACCTGTTGCTGCATGGCGGTGGTGAACGCCCGGCTTATCTCGGTGCGGCGCAGGCTACCCCGCACTGATCGACCCACGTCGGCGTTGCGTTGCGGGCGCCGCTTTGAACACGCAGGAGACGAACTTGGCTGATCCAGAATTGCTATCCAAAGTGCGCGCCCTGGTTGGGCGCCAATACGGTCGTGTGAACGCCTGGGACGACGTCAATGCGCCAATGATTCGCCAGTGGTGCGAAGTCATCGGCCTTGAAAACCCGCTCTACACCGACCCCGTAGCAGCTGCCAACAGCAGCAATGACGGCATCATCGCGCCGCCACCCATGCTGCAGATCTGGTGCATGGAAGGCTTTCACATCAATAACTACGCACCAGGCTCGACCACCGAAAACCCCTATGAAGTGCTCGGTGTGATCGAAAGCTATGGCTACCCGTCGGTGGTGGCGGTGAATTCTGAGCTGACCTTCGAGCGCAACCTGCGCCTGGGCGAAAAGCTCTACTACACCACGCGCCTGGACTCGGTCGGCGAGGAAAAGACCACCGGCCTTGGCACTGGCTTTTTTGTCACCCTGGTCATGAGCTACTTCTCGCAGCAGGCCACGGGCGACGAAAAAGTCGGCGAGCTGTTGTTCCGGGTGTTCAAGTTCCGCCCGGCCAACGCGCACAAGGTCCAGGCGCAGCCCCAGGCCGTGGCCGAGCCGGCGCAGGCGAAGCGTCCGGCGCCCGGTGTCAGCGACGACACACGGTTTTTCTGGGACGGCTGCAAGGAAGGCAAGCTGTTGATCCAGCGGTGTACGCAGTGCAGCACCTTGCGCCATCCGCCGGCACCGGTGTGCATCGAGTGCCATTGCTTCGACTGGGATACCCAGCAGGCCAGCGGCAAGGGCCGGTTGTACTCCTTCGTGGTGATGCACTACCCGCAGGTGGCCCCGTTCGATCACCCCAACCCGATCGGTCTGATCGAACTGGACGAGGGCGTACGCCTGATCGCCGGCCTGGTTGGCGTCAAACGTGAAGACATCAGCATTGGCCAGCGTGTGGAGGTCGAGTTTCAGACCTTCGATGACGACCTGGCGCTGCCGATGTTCCGTCCAGCGGCAGAGTAGGGGGTACCATGGATTTTGAACTCAGCGAAGACCAGCGTGCCATTGCCGAAATGGCGGGCAGCCTGATGAGCGACTACTGCACCGACGAGCGCCTGCGGGACTGGGACCTCTGCGGGCAACCCTATATGCAAGACCTGTGGCACAGCTGCGTCCAAACCGGCCTGCATGCCCTGGCTATCCCCGAAGCTGCTGGTGGCAGCGGGCTGGGCATGACCGAGCTGGTGCAGATCCTCGATGCTCAGGGCGGTGCCCTGGCGCAAGTGCCGTTGTGGCGTCACCAATTGGCCGCGACCGCCCTCGCCGAGTTCGGCGACAAGGCCCTGGCACCGTGGGTGGAACAGGCTGTGGCGGGCTCAGGCTTGCTGACCCTGAGCCTCGATGGCCTGAACACGGTGCGCGGCATCGAGCTCGAGGCCAGCGCCGAAGAGGGCGGGTGGCGCCTCGAGGGCCGGGTTGCGGCGCTCGCCTTGGCCGAGCAGTCGGTGGCAGCGCTGGTACTGGCCCGGGTGATGGGGCAGCCCCGGCTGGTCCTGGTAGACCTCAGCCAGTCGGGCATCAGCCGTGTAGCGGGCGTCATGACCCACGGCGAAGCCATTGCCGACCTGGACTTGCGCGGCGTCACCCTGAGCAATCAGCAAGTGCTGCCCGCCGCGGCCCTGGATTGGCTGGCACCGCGTGCAATTGCCTCCCTGGCGGCCTTGCAGTTGGGCGTCAGCGCCGAGCAGGTGCACCGCACT
It contains:
- a CDS encoding enoyl-CoA hydratase; translation: MSDSLTAPVLLEYPAPGVALVRLNRPHATNALSLELQALLSHYFIELGSNADVRCILLTGGDKVFAAGGDINSLAGVGPIDIYQRHTERVWAPIQHCPKPVIAAVCGYAYGGGCELAMLADIIVAGQSARFCQPEIKIGIMPGIGGTQRLVRAVGKAKAMRMALAGQPITAEEAWIAGLVSEVVADYQVLAHGLKLAQVVAAMPPLAAEQIKEVILAGMDAPLEAGLALERKANALLFASRDQKEGMQAFIDKRPARFEGH
- a CDS encoding SDR family oxidoreductase — translated: MSGHSGLDYNGKVVLVTGGTKGIGAGIARSFLAAGAKVIVCGRNLPEQLPSVAQGQADFIAADVRDQASLQGLFDSIRSKYGRLDVLVNNAGGSPSADAARASPRFHEGIIRLNLIAPLNVAQQANLLMQAQADGGCIVFIGSISGLRASPGTAAYGAAKAGVLALVQSLAAEWAPKVRVVAISPGLVRTELAHLHYGDEQGIAAVSAGIPAGRMAVPEDIGNACLYIASPLAIYASGCNLLLHGGGERPAYLGAAQATPH
- a CDS encoding bifunctional MaoC family dehydratase N-terminal/OB-fold nucleic acid binding domain-containing protein translates to MADPELLSKVRALVGRQYGRVNAWDDVNAPMIRQWCEVIGLENPLYTDPVAAANSSNDGIIAPPPMLQIWCMEGFHINNYAPGSTTENPYEVLGVIESYGYPSVVAVNSELTFERNLRLGEKLYYTTRLDSVGEEKTTGLGTGFFVTLVMSYFSQQATGDEKVGELLFRVFKFRPANAHKVQAQPQAVAEPAQAKRPAPGVSDDTRFFWDGCKEGKLLIQRCTQCSTLRHPPAPVCIECHCFDWDTQQASGKGRLYSFVVMHYPQVAPFDHPNPIGLIELDEGVRLIAGLVGVKREDISIGQRVEVEFQTFDDDLALPMFRPAAE
- a CDS encoding acyl-CoA dehydrogenase family protein gives rise to the protein MDFELSEDQRAIAEMAGSLMSDYCTDERLRDWDLCGQPYMQDLWHSCVQTGLHALAIPEAAGGSGLGMTELVQILDAQGGALAQVPLWRHQLAATALAEFGDKALAPWVEQAVAGSGLLTLSLDGLNTVRGIELEASAEEGGWRLEGRVAALALAEQSVAALVLARVMGQPRLVLVDLSQSGISRVAGVMTHGEAIADLDLRGVTLSNQQVLPAAALDWLAPRAIASLAALQLGVSAEQVHRTVAYVSERQQFGRCIGSFQAVQMSMADTHVHLEVLRSALWQLCYRLDAGLPAPSQALATAYLACEAGHRIGHTAQHVHGGIGVDLTYPIHRFLYWSRALSSALGGSSMILERLGDWLSDNTTLGWKYDLDEHQAL